One part of the Salinivirga cyanobacteriivorans genome encodes these proteins:
- a CDS encoding YARHG domain-containing protein, whose translation MKREVLLFLVFLLCLTTLKSQVKIGSYHYIGYYEGHITVREDDTWDVYLIIESDSHVGDKKYKLLKKGDKKIINKTSENNFNVKPVYIKDDLLILQKITRITKNPITVDYNLVIESDKYNLTIPIESLKNTFVANEEKNLVLTTGKPGHDCEGCEDAEHITQNIAQIDLTKKNPELENIGIRGKYLQIINEHLYFHQYFEAFDYDKKYNLYRVPLRKWNETELVFRQTYYDCYVFPNEKYLFASIFNPDRNNVDFILYDMNSKSYEFLKDIDSIYVPPYPYEKWKYSSSAGASMYSYKHETPFLALGQYRYIKDIPKTYTKKYRVLRAFYKKDGRTIYRGYEAFEDLPKKVNLDVPLKELRDHNFPRSPKPFFGTFITDELMYNATKEELSKLSSKKLRLLRNAFFARLGYGFESEDLQEFFMQFNWYENSLDRKKLTNNEIIVPPQDKKRVELIMGVEQGK comes from the coding sequence ATGAAAAGAGAGGTTTTGTTATTTTTAGTTTTCCTTCTTTGCTTGACAACCTTAAAGAGTCAAGTGAAAATTGGAAGTTACCATTATATCGGCTATTATGAAGGTCACATTACTGTTAGAGAAGATGATACCTGGGATGTTTATCTTATTATTGAATCAGACTCCCATGTTGGAGATAAAAAATATAAGCTATTAAAAAAGGGAGATAAAAAAATCATAAATAAGACAAGCGAAAATAACTTTAATGTTAAACCAGTATATATAAAAGACGATTTACTGATTCTTCAAAAAATTACAAGAATAACTAAGAATCCAATTACTGTAGACTACAACCTAGTCATAGAATCAGATAAATACAATTTAACCATCCCAATCGAAAGCCTGAAGAATACGTTTGTCGCAAATGAAGAGAAAAACCTAGTTCTCACCACTGGAAAACCGGGGCATGATTGTGAAGGGTGCGAAGATGCAGAGCATATTACTCAAAATATTGCACAAATAGATTTGACAAAAAAGAACCCTGAGCTAGAAAATATAGGTATACGGGGAAAGTACTTACAAATAATTAATGAGCACTTATATTTTCATCAGTATTTTGAAGCCTTCGATTATGATAAAAAATATAATCTTTATCGGGTTCCACTGAGAAAATGGAATGAAACAGAACTGGTTTTTCGGCAAACATACTATGATTGCTATGTGTTCCCAAATGAGAAATATTTATTTGCCAGTATATTTAACCCGGACAGGAATAATGTAGATTTTATCTTATATGATATGAACTCAAAGTCATATGAGTTTTTAAAAGATATTGATAGCATTTACGTCCCACCATACCCATATGAAAAATGGAAATATTCATCTTCGGCTGGGGCAAGCATGTATTCCTATAAGCATGAAACGCCTTTTTTGGCATTAGGTCAATATCGGTACATAAAAGACATACCCAAAACCTACACCAAGAAATATCGTGTTTTGCGAGCATTTTATAAGAAAGATGGGAGAACCATTTATCGTGGGTATGAAGCATTTGAAGATCTGCCAAAGAAGGTTAACCTGGATGTTCCGTTGAAAGAACTCCGGGATCATAATTTTCCCCGCTCCCCCAAACCATTTTTCGGCACATTCATTACCGATGAATTGATGTATAATGCAACAAAAGAAGAGCTATCAAAATTATCATCAAAGAAGCTCAGGCTACTACGGAATGCTTTCTTTGCCAGGCTGGGCTATGGTTTTGAAAGTGAGGATTTACAAGAATTTTTTATGCAATTTAACTGGTATGAAAACTCACTTGATCGAAAGAAATTAACCAATAATGAAATAATCGTACCTCCCCAAGACAAAAAACGCGTTGAATTGATTATGGGGGTGGAGCAGGGGAAATAG
- a CDS encoding YARHG domain-containing protein: MKNRKLIIWCVVLLKLSNIYAQSPVINYKLYEFNHIGIKNKSSVFQCIRKNINDNETKENGAIPGGIYDIQLMSKKHIGFIMRNVIEPEELGNILFLNDSMRIYSTFSSNYYNQYAIVNNKSRNVINGGFAGGISSSLSHIKRTNNLIWSGFYKYPFAKLINFDDSVSLINLPLVVKKTYCSKSFIYFDSNHIAEDKATPTPVDLYRVKIGAWNNPELLVEFISDGWLPLNDSIVLLTVPVKGRGKQVFYNINQRTYAPVEKKLPTQKVKYEGKEYLLDNVKVGLDHRYKLTEMPEIPQTGYIEDNTREILPLAFHANLPNSQKRFENTFITEDLLYEASLAELEKLSKGQLRTLRNAFFARQGYQFSSKDLQDFFGQFDWYHEMVERNQFYELSNDQVVISPKDKKRVELIMEVEVEQEKK; this comes from the coding sequence ATGAAAAATAGAAAATTAATAATCTGGTGTGTTGTTTTGTTAAAATTATCTAATATTTATGCACAATCACCTGTAATCAATTATAAACTATATGAATTTAATCATATTGGAATTAAAAATAAGAGCTCAGTATTTCAGTGTATTAGAAAAAACATTAATGATAATGAAACAAAAGAAAATGGAGCCATCCCAGGAGGGATTTATGATATTCAATTAATGAGCAAAAAACATATAGGCTTTATTATGAGAAATGTTATAGAGCCAGAAGAGTTAGGTAATATATTATTTCTTAATGATAGTATGCGTATTTATAGCACGTTTAGTTCAAATTATTATAATCAGTATGCTATTGTGAATAACAAGAGCAGGAATGTAATTAACGGGGGTTTTGCTGGTGGTATATCATCATCCCTATCTCATATAAAAAGAACTAATAATCTTATTTGGTCTGGTTTTTATAAGTACCCTTTCGCAAAACTCATAAACTTTGATGATTCTGTATCATTGATCAATTTACCTTTAGTTGTGAAAAAAACATATTGTTCGAAAAGTTTTATTTATTTTGACAGTAACCATATCGCAGAAGACAAAGCAACGCCCACCCCCGTAGATTTATACCGAGTAAAAATTGGCGCTTGGAACAATCCCGAGTTGCTGGTTGAATTTATCTCAGATGGTTGGTTGCCACTAAACGATAGTATTGTGTTGCTTACAGTGCCTGTCAAAGGACGGGGTAAGCAAGTGTTTTATAATATTAATCAGAGGACGTATGCCCCGGTAGAAAAAAAGCTACCCACACAGAAGGTGAAGTATGAGGGAAAGGAGTATTTGTTGGATAATGTCAAAGTTGGTTTAGATCACAGGTATAAGCTCACTGAAATGCCTGAAATACCACAAACAGGTTACATTGAAGACAATACACGCGAAATTCTACCTTTGGCGTTTCATGCCAACCTGCCCAACAGCCAAAAGCGATTTGAAAACACATTTATTACTGAAGATCTCCTTTATGAGGCCTCTCTGGCAGAATTAGAAAAACTATCCAAAGGCCAATTGCGAACACTTCGCAACGCTTTTTTTGCTCGGCAGGGCTATCAGTTTTCTAGTAAAGATTTACAAGATTTCTTTGGGCAGTTTGATTGGTATCATGAAATGGTGGAACGTAACCAATTTTATGAACTTAGCAATGATCAGGTTGTTATATCCCCCAAGGACAAAAAACGCGTAGAGTTAATTATGGAGGTGGAGGTGGAGCAGGAGAAAAAATAG